A region of Lycium barbarum isolate Lr01 chromosome 3, ASM1917538v2, whole genome shotgun sequence DNA encodes the following proteins:
- the LOC132631210 gene encoding uncharacterized protein LOC132631210, which produces MAKEITKDIFEEYKKDEENEYSLNTLLDLQKIRETGFDVTNQQNFISLKKGISNLIKRTNIVYYGLLEGEIAVPQEQTEGDMLILMVNKKAIQAKIASLKRESGRHKIKFLHISVMQILLKSTFSAGIDAPIRFLIRDDRIQNEHESVIATGNGNLVGETLKFNINLQLSMSLMDQDLDKAVIIKYKLDRTPLMKKGNHPFTAFYRMNYALTNSHHSLTFRNSPKIEVDKLFGNILKMEVNTPMFRLKNDQNTIKKDDRASQSFRLIKDEPSSSSIIPKPFYSPLRTEEKEEEPKIAQKDVPIILPHEPISLADVSTRKIKELQDQIDQFYLEGLKK; this is translated from the coding sequence ATGGCTAAAGAAATTACAAAAGATATATTCGAAGAATATAAGAAAGATGAAGAGAATGAATACTCTTTAAACACTCTTTTAGATCTTCAAAAGATTAGAGAAACTGGTTTTGATGTTACAAATCAACAAAACTTTATATCCCTAAAAAAAGGAATTAGTAACTTAATAAAACGAACAAATATCGTTTATTATGGCCTTTTAGAAGGAGAAATAGCAGTTCCTCAGGAACAGACAGAAGGAGATATGCTTATACTCATGGTAAATAAGAAAGCTATACAAGCAAAAATAGCTTCTCTCAAAAGAGAATCAGGTAGACATAAGATCAAATTCTTACATATAAGTGTTATGCAAATCTTGCTTAAATCTACATTTAGTGCAGGAATTGATGCACCCATAAGATTTCTTATCAGAGATGATAGAATTCAAAATGAACATGAAAGTGTTATAGCTACAGGTAATGGAAACCTTGTAGGAGAAACATTGAAGTTTAATATAAATCTTCAATTAAGTATGAGTCTAATGGACCAAGACCTAGATAAGGCTGTTATTATTAAGTATAAACTTGATAGAACACCTCTTATGAAAAAGGGAAATCACCCCTTTACAGCTTTCTATAGAATGAACTATGCCCTGACCAATAGTCACCATAGTCTCACCTTTAGAAATTCACCCAAAATAGAAGTTGATAAACTTTTTGGAAATATTCTTAAGATGGAAGTTAATACTCCCATGTTTAGATTAAAAAATGATCAAAATACTATCAAGAAAGATGATAGAGCATCTCAATCATTTAGATTGATAAAAGATGAGCCCTCTAGCTCTTCAATTATCCCAAAACCATTCTACTCTCCACTTCGCACAGAAGAAAAAGAGGAAGAACCCAAAATAGCTCAGAAAGATGTCCCCATCATTCTACCACATGAGCCCATAAGTTTAGCAGATGTTTCCACAAGGAAAATCAAGGAACTTCAAGATCAAATAGATCAGTTCTATCTTGAAGGACTTAAAAAATGA
- the LOC132631207 gene encoding uncharacterized protein LOC132631207, which produces MISALSWNIRGINSNGAFDKFKHLKRQHNLCFIAIQEPFVNNSKIDRYKRGLRTHFAFANCSNKIWIFCDEFLECNIISDTEQQVSGTIKNNDDTITITIVYAKCDANLRMDLWDDIKNIATNCHNPWMVIGDFNCILDSDEKEGGNFYNTFERQRIWKRLDRGLSNQQWVQRFNDTSITHLVRTRSDHAPLLVSIASTSNTNTKYFRFLNFWVEEPGFQEVVKQAWQIPADGSPMWKFHLKLKNTYKQLS; this is translated from the exons ATGATTAGTGCCTTATCATGGAACATTAGGGGCATCAATTCCAATGGTGCCTTTGACAAATTCAAACATCTCAAAAGACAACACAATTTATGTTTCATTGCAATACAAGAACCTTTTGTCAATAACAGCAAGATTGACAGATATAAAAGGGGTTTGAGAACTCATTTTGCATTTGCCAATTGTTCCAATAAGATATGGATATTTTGTGATGAATTTTTGGAGTGTAATATTATTTCAGACACTGAGCAGCAGGTATCAGGCACCATCAAGAATAATGATGACACTATCACTATTACCATAGTTTATGCCAAATGTGATGCTAATCTGAGGATGGATCTTTGGGATGATATCAAAAATATTGCCACTAACTGTCACAATCCCTGGATGGTCATTGGAGATTTCAACTGTATCTTGGATTCTGATGAGAAGGAGGGAGGAAATTTTTATAATACCTTTGAAA GACAAAGAATCTGGAAAAGATTAGATAGAGGTTTGTCGAATCAACAATGGGTGCAAAGATTCAATGATACTTCCATCACCCATTTAGTCAGAACTAGGTCTGACCATGCACCTCTACTGGTTTCTATTGCCTCCACCAGTAATACCAATACTAAATACTTTAGATTTCTTAACTTTTGGGTTGAGGAGCCTGGTTTCCAAGAGGTTGTCAAACAAGCCTGGCAAATTCCAGCGGATGGATCACCAATGTGGAAATTTCATCTAAAGCTAAAAAATACTTATAAGCAACTGTCTTAG
- the LOC132631209 gene encoding uncharacterized protein LOC132631209, with amino-acid sequence MATLLKQISKMEKSLEMLLAINAEEIEDNEPIPEPIPVKTEKKTWSDLVEEEGQSSTKEIKKWYVIYDGDHPGLYNSWGIASSHIHGKNVKHESFKTKEAAQAAFDEYQKKYSTKLIRPVLDTKHSGKNMVVIGKTTHLRDMMKNVFENNEGSTNEALSASLASFCRNWRMIADYREEYSKQGFYPKYGGQGCLRAVFIEDADPTMVYSFFVNGMVDSIYTRSIKVLSQFPHRFQQLVRRYMDNFAKGQVIYLRVRSTYPVFDDSDKANLLVPSRALINMGIAGKSGLPPKDIPIYPEVDGIAMATAYAGLFKALADFGEQPTIRVHYSNGRNIVVYTKNSKPISPEGAIHLVTMEKCFYNFSGILQQIPLDLQRMICQMIRHNRNHLCSFCQENIEQAPRQPSSEEDDFVDINSLHADEAFGEEEAELSHP; translated from the coding sequence ATGGCAACGCTCCTGAAGCAAATATCCAAAATGGAAAAATCATTGGAAATGCTTCTAGCAATTAATGCTGAGGAAATAGAGGATAATGAACCTATTCCTGAACCAATCCCAGTAAAAACTGAGAAGAAAACATGGTCAGATTTGGTAGAAGAAGAAGGACAATCTTCTACTAAAGAAATCAAAAAATGGTATGTGATATATGATGGAGATCATCCAGGACTATACAACTCTTGGGGAATAGCTTCATCCCACATACATGGAAAGAACGTTAAACATGAAAGCTTCAAAACAAAGGAAGCAGCACAAGCAGCTTTTGATGAATATCAAAAGAAGTATAGTACAAAGCTAATTAGGCCAGTGCTTGATACAAAACATTCCGGAAAAAATATGGTAGTAATCGGAAAAACTACACATCTCAGAGACATGATGAAGAATGTCTTCGAGAATAACGAAGGAAGTACTAACGAAGCCCTTAGTGCTTCACTTGCTTCTTTTTGCAGGAACTGGAGGATGATCGCAGATTATCGCGAGGAATACTCAAAACAGGGTTTCTACCCAAAATACGGAGGACAAggatgtctacgagccgtattcATAGAAGATGCAGATCCTACAATGGTCTACAGCTTCTTCGTCAATGGGATGGTCGATTCCATCTACACAAGGAGCATCAAAGTGCTCTCTCAATTCCCTCATCGTTTCCAGCAGCTGGTACGACGATACATGGATAACTTTGCCAAAGGTCAAGTCATCTACTTGCGAGTACGGTCAACATACCCCGTATTTGACGACTCGGACAAGGCAAATCTCTTAGTGCCATCACGAGCACTAATCAACATGGGTATCGCCGGAAAATCTGGACTACCACCAAAAGATATACCAATATACCCTGAGGTTGATGGTATAGCAATGGCAACAGCCTACGCCGGACTGTTCAAAGCATTAGCGGACTTTGGTGAGCAACCAACCATCAGAGTTCACTACTCAAATGGTAGGAACATAGTGgtttacaccaaaaatagtaAACCCATTTCCCCAGAAGGAGCCATCCACTTGGTAACAATGGAGAAATGTTTCTACAATTTCTCGGGAATCCTACAGCAAATCCCGCTAGATCTACAGAGAATGATCTGTCAGATGATTCGACATAACAGAAATCATCTATGTTCATTCTGCCAAGAAAATATCGAGCAAGCTCCTAGACAGCCCAGCTCGGAGGAAGATGACTTTGTCGACATCAACAGTCTTCATGCCGATGAAGCATTCGGAGAAGAAGAAGCAGAGCTGAGTCACCCATGA